The following coding sequences lie in one Clostridiales bacterium genomic window:
- a CDS encoding bifunctional (p)ppGpp synthetase/guanosine-3',5'-bis(diphosphate) 3'-pyrophosphohydrolase: MLQELLDKIKEYNSKCDIELIKKAYYFSEKAHKNQNRDSGEPYITHPVAVACILIELGLDSNTVAAGLLHDVIEDTDYTYDDIKQNFNEEIAYLVDGVTKLGRIEYKTKEEQQADNIRKMFLAMAKDIRVILIKLADRLHNMRTLKYRSPEKQKSTAQETLEIYAPIAHRLGISKIKWELEDLSLRYLHPKEYYELVEKVAQKRNEREKSIDRIVTTLKEKLSTAGIKADIDGRPKHFYSIYKKMVFKNKTFEQIFDLLAVRIIVDSVRDCYAVLGIVHTLWKPIPGRFKDYIAMPKPNMYQSLHSTVIGPGGQPFEVQIRTWEMHATAEYGIAAHWKYKEGISKEDDFDKKLTWLREILEWQNNLKDAKEFMDGLKIDLFNDEVFVFTPKGTVIDLPADSTPIDFAYRIHTDIGNRCIGAKVNGKMVPLDYKLKTGEIVEILTTSADRGPSRDWLQVVKSSQAKSKIMQWFKKQKKEENIAKGKELLEREIKREGFSYNELAKQEWLELILRKLNMQHIEELYAALGYGGISVLQIVTRLKEEYAKTIKNDSNDWRILEKSTSEDNKPKKKRDSSAGVSVKGIDNILIRFAKCCNPVPGDEIIGYITKGRGVSIHRKDCINIIQQLRENDERMIEVSWTKHHGAGYQAELQIEANDRYGLLSEITNALTVSKITVTAINARTVKDGTAYINLTLEINDTEQLQKIIKDLKKIRNINDVYRTGA; encoded by the coding sequence ATGCTTCAGGAACTACTTGATAAAATTAAAGAATATAATTCAAAATGCGATATTGAACTTATAAAAAAAGCATATTATTTTTCTGAAAAGGCTCATAAAAATCAGAACAGGGATTCAGGCGAGCCATATATCACTCATCCCGTGGCGGTAGCCTGCATACTTATCGAACTCGGGCTTGATTCCAATACTGTAGCTGCCGGCCTTCTCCATGATGTAATTGAAGATACTGATTATACTTATGATGATATAAAGCAAAACTTCAATGAAGAAATAGCATATCTTGTGGATGGTGTAACCAAGCTCGGCAGAATAGAATATAAAACGAAAGAGGAGCAGCAGGCTGATAACATAAGGAAAATGTTCCTTGCGATGGCTAAGGATATAAGGGTGATACTCATAAAACTTGCCGATAGGCTCCACAATATGAGGACATTGAAGTACCGTTCGCCTGAAAAGCAGAAATCCACGGCTCAGGAAACTCTTGAAATATATGCTCCAATAGCCCATAGGCTTGGAATATCAAAGATAAAATGGGAGCTTGAGGATTTATCCTTAAGGTATCTGCATCCAAAAGAATATTATGAACTGGTTGAAAAAGTCGCCCAAAAAAGAAATGAAAGGGAAAAGAGCATAGACAGGATAGTAACTACATTAAAAGAGAAGCTTTCCACGGCAGGGATAAAGGCCGATATAGACGGGCGCCCCAAGCATTTTTACAGCATATATAAGAAAATGGTTTTTAAGAATAAAACTTTTGAGCAAATATTCGATTTGCTTGCCGTAAGGATTATCGTCGACAGCGTCAGAGATTGCTATGCTGTACTCGGCATCGTCCATACGCTGTGGAAGCCGATACCTGGAAGGTTTAAAGATTATATAGCCATGCCCAAGCCGAATATGTATCAGTCGCTGCATTCGACGGTTATAGGCCCGGGCGGCCAGCCCTTTGAAGTACAGATAAGAACATGGGAGATGCATGCCACTGCCGAATACGGTATTGCCGCTCACTGGAAATATAAAGAAGGCATATCGAAAGAAGACGATTTTGACAAGAAACTTACATGGCTTCGAGAAATACTGGAATGGCAGAACAATCTGAAAGACGCAAAGGAATTTATGGATGGCCTTAAGATAGATTTGTTCAACGACGAGGTTTTTGTGTTCACGCCGAAGGGGACTGTAATCGATCTTCCTGCAGATTCTACGCCGATAGATTTTGCCTACAGAATCCATACGGATATAGGCAACAGATGCATAGGCGCAAAGGTAAACGGTAAAATGGTACCGCTGGATTATAAGTTAAAGACAGGTGAGATTGTAGAGATACTCACGACTTCGGCCGATAGAGGTCCAAGCAGGGACTGGCTTCAGGTTGTCAAAAGCTCCCAGGCAAAAAGTAAGATAATGCAGTGGTTTAAAAAACAGAAGAAAGAGGAAAACATTGCAAAAGGCAAAGAGCTTCTGGAAAGGGAAATAAAAAGGGAAGGCTTTTCATACAACGAGCTTGCGAAGCAGGAATGGCTTGAATTAATCTTAAGAAAGTTAAATATGCAGCATATTGAAGAGCTATATGCTGCCCTTGGATATGGCGGCATTTCTGTCTTGCAGATTGTGACAAGGCTTAAAGAAGAGTATGCAAAAACCATAAAGAATGACAGCAATGACTGGAGAATACTTGAAAAGAGCACGAGTGAAGACAATAAACCCAAAAAGAAGCGTGACAGCAGCGCAGGAGTGAGTGTGAAAGGCATAGATAATATACTTATAAGATTTGCAAAATGCTGCAATCCCGTACCCGGCGATGAAATAATAGGCTATATAACGAAGGGAAGAGGGGTATCAATCCACAGGAAAGATTGTATAAATATCATCCAGCAGCTAAGGGAGAATGATGAGAGGATGATAGAGGTAAGCTGGACAAAGCATCATGGTGCAGGTTATCAGGCAGAGCTTCAGATAGAGGCAAATGACAGGTACGGACTGCTCTCCGAAATAACAAATGCGCTTACGGTATCAAAAATAACCGTTACAGCCATCAATGCCAGAACTGTCAAAGATGGAACAGCGTACATCAATCTCACTCTTGAAATAAATGATACCGAGCAGCTTCAAAAGATCATAAAGGATCTAAAAAAGATACGTAACATTAACGATGTATACAGAACAGGAGCATAG